The following is a genomic window from Chryseobacterium sp. StRB126.
AAGATAGATACAATGTTCTGCCAAAAGCATAATCAAAATCATGGCGATTCCAATTAATAAAGATAACCTTAGATAATATAAACTGATCAGAATAACGGCAACTAAGCTCACAATACTGATACATCCAAGGTAGGAAATACAGAAATGGGGCGAAGGAATCAAAGAAATAAACCCCAGAATAGAACAAAAGATTAAAGGCACACAAAACCAATGAATGAACTTGTTAGTCGCATTTCTATGGCTCTTACTATATTCTGCAAATAATAAATCAACCTTTCTCATACTGACAGGAATTGGATTAATGCTAAAATAATAAAATTTTGTAATCAGTGATAAGTTTGCTTACATTTGTGTTATGTCTGCCTTAGAAAAGTTCGGAGTTGAAATTTTTACGCAAAAAAATATTTTCGAGAGAATCGCTGTTGATAAGCCTTTTCGTCCCGATAATCCGGCTTTTATTTTCATTAAATCAGGAACCATAAAACTTCGCCAGCACTTCAGTGATCTTGAGGTTTCTGCCAATATGTTTATGGTGACCGATCCACAAACGATTTATGAAGTGGTGTCTGTGAGCGATGATTTTCAATCCAGAATGGTTTCTTATAAAAGAGAATTTATTTCCGCCCTTTCTTTGAAGTTCAACAGATTGATTACCTATCGATATTTCAGGCAGCAGATGAATAGAGGGGTTCCTTTTCCGGAAAGTGAAATGGAAGTAGTCTGGAAAAGTGTCAATTTTCTGAAATACATTTTGGATTCAGAAACCGATATGCTCTACAAAAAAGAGATGGTGGAACACCTTTTTTCCGTTTTCTGTTATCAAATGGCTGGAATTATTTCGAAAGAAGACAATAATTCTATGAATCAGATGTCCAGACAGGAAGAAATTGTGTTCGTTTTTCTTACCGACCTTTCCGAATATCATCTTACTGAAAGAACCGTTGAGTTTTATGCCGAGAGACAATCCATTACAACCAGACATCTTTCATCAGTGGTCAAAGAAGTCACGGGAAAAACAGCAAGCCATATCATTGCTTTAATTGTCATAAATGAAGCCAAAGTACTCCTGAACTCTTCCAATAAACCTGTTTCAGAGGTGTCTTCCATCCTCGGTTTCAGTGATCAGTACGCGTTTTCGCACTTTTTTAAAAAACATATGGAAGTGAGCCCTAGGCAGTACAGACATCAGTTTGAAAACTAAAATCCTACATTTGAACATCTTTTTCCAAAAATCAAACATTTGATTGATTTTGTTGTTCACCTAACTTTGCATCTGTAAAACAAGGTAAAATGACACAAAAAATAAAAACAGCACTATCAGTTCTGATAGCAGCTTTTCCTGCGCTGTTTTTTTCACAACAGATTAAACAGCTGACCGCAGGTGAGATTGCTGAACTGGCAGTTCAGAATCATCAGCAGTTGAAGGTTTCGGCTCAAAATATTGATATTGCCAAACAGAATATCAATGTTGCTAAGCTTCAGAAACTTCCAACCATTACGGCTTCTACAAGCCAATTCTATTTGGGAGATGCCGTAGCTATTGACAAAGACTTTTCAAACTCTACAAAGGTTCCGATGCCTCATTACGGAAGTTCGTATGCGGTGCAGGCAACTCAATTAATCTTCAAAGGAGGACTGGTAAATAAATCCATTGAAATGGCGGGGCTTCG
Proteins encoded in this region:
- a CDS encoding DUF962 domain-containing protein, producing MRKVDLLFAEYSKSHRNATNKFIHWFCVPLIFCSILGFISLIPSPHFCISYLGCISIVSLVAVILISLYYLRLSLLIGIAMILIMLLAEHCIYLTNISLGKQSWILYLSVFIVTWILQFIGHKIEGKKPSFLKAIQFLLIGPIWLLGFILKKTGIRY
- a CDS encoding helix-turn-helix domain-containing protein, which gives rise to MSALEKFGVEIFTQKNIFERIAVDKPFRPDNPAFIFIKSGTIKLRQHFSDLEVSANMFMVTDPQTIYEVVSVSDDFQSRMVSYKREFISALSLKFNRLITYRYFRQQMNRGVPFPESEMEVVWKSVNFLKYILDSETDMLYKKEMVEHLFSVFCYQMAGIISKEDNNSMNQMSRQEEIVFVFLTDLSEYHLTERTVEFYAERQSITTRHLSSVVKEVTGKTASHIIALIVINEAKVLLNSSNKPVSEVSSILGFSDQYAFSHFFKKHMEVSPRQYRHQFEN